From a region of the Corvus cornix cornix isolate S_Up_H32 chromosome 2, ASM73873v5, whole genome shotgun sequence genome:
- the ASB4 gene encoding ankyrin repeat and SOCS box protein 4 encodes MDLEESYKEGENTEGKITRAAEAKLVKKAFLEALKSNEFETLEELLSQKKIDVDTVFEVEDENLILASYKQGYWLPSYKLKISWATGLHLAVMYGHLESLSVLLNHKATINCRPNGKAAIHVACEMANVECLKILCNHGAKLNCFSMSGQAPLHFCTTRTSMPCAQQLLWRGANVNIRTNNKDEETPLHVVARLGVPELVAFYVEQGAQVDALNAYMETPLACAAYWALHYKDQIYSRDHHLICRMLLDYNAEVNARDEDFKSPLHKAAWNCDHVLLHMLLEAGAEANIMDVNGCAPLQYIVKVTSVRPAAQPDICYQLLLNHGAARIYPLQFHKVLQACHSHPRAVEVVVNSYEHIKSTSKWKAAIPEDVLEQHQDFYDSLFTVCSNSPRSLMHLCRCAIRAILSERCHREVPLLSIPLSMKKYLLLEPEGIIY; translated from the exons ATGGATTTGGAGGAGTCATACAAAGAGGGAGAGAATACAGAGGGGAAAATTACTCGAGCTGCAGAGGCAAAGTTGgtgaaaaaagcttttcttgaaGCCCTGAAGTCCAATGAATTTGAAACACTGGAAGAGCTCTTGAGCCAAAAGAAAATAGACGTGGACACAGTGTTTGAAGTTGAAGATGAAAACCTGATTCTGGCATCCTACAAACAAG GGTACTGGCTGCCTagctataaattaaaaatatcctggGCAACTGGACTTCATCTAGCTGTCATGTATGGACATCTGGAGAGTCTTTCGGTCCTCCTCAATCACAAAGCTACAATCAACTGCCGGCCCAATGGAAAAGCTGCGATCCACGTAGCCTGTGAAATGGCAAATGTTGAGTGTCTCAAGATCCTTTGCAACCATGGAGCTAAGCTGAACTGCTTTTCAATGAGCGGGCAGGCGCCCTTGCACTTCTGTACGACACGAACCTCCATGCCTtgtgcccagcagctgctttggagaG GAGCAAATGTGAATATAAGAACAAACAACAAAGATGAGGAGACTCCTCTGCACGTTGTTGCACGTTTGGGTGTCCCAGAGCTCGTGGCCTTTTACGTGGAACAGGGAGCACAGGTAGATGCTCTCAATGCCTACATGGAGACACCCCTGGCCTGTGCAGCCTACTGGGCTCTTCACTATAAGGATCAGATATACAGCCGGGATCACCACCTCATCTGTCGGATGCTCCTAGACTATAACGCTGAAGTGAATGCTCGTGATGAGGATTTCAAATCACCACTCCACAAAGCTGCCTGGAACTGTGATCATGTCCTGCTGCATatgctgctggaggcaggagcagaagcaaACATCATGGATGTCAATGGCTGTGCACCCCTACAGTATATCGTAAAAGTGACATCTGTGCGGCCAGCTGCTCAGCCAGACATCTGCTACCAGCTGCTACTGAATCATGGAGCAGCTAGGATATATCCTCTGCAATTCCACAAG GTGCTACAAGCGTGTCACTCCCACCCCAGAGCTGTGGAGGTAGTCGTCAACTCCTATGAACACATCAAATCGACATCTAAGTGGAAAGCAGCCATACCTGAGGATGTCTTGGAG CAGCATCAGGATTTCTATGACTCTTTGTTCACTGTGTGCAGCAATTCACCACGGTCACTGATGCACTTATGCAGATGTGCTATTCGGGCAATATTGTCAGAAAGGTGCCACCGAGAAGTCCCcctgctctccatccctctgtccaTGAAGAAGTACTTGCTGCTGGAACCAGAAGGAATCATCTACTGA